The genomic DNA attgttttgtcttttgatatAGATTTAGGTCTATAACCTACCTGGAATTGACTTTTGTGTACTATGTAAggttaagtttcatttttttcccccacaaagatATCTAACTAATGGAGCAATATTCACTGAAGACTGTCTTCCCAAACTACAATGCCACCTTTGCCAGAGATAAGGAGACCATATATGCTAGAGTGTGTCTGGATTCTCTAATCTGTGCCATTGGTCTTTAAACGTGTACCTTTAAACCTAAAGGTCATTATTAGAAATAATGAGTTTGGCAAAGTTGCTAGATTTAAaggtaatatatataaagtaattgTATTTCTAAACACCAGAACCAGATAGAAAATGCAATTTTCAAAAAGATTATCAATtatctaggctgggtgcggtagctcaagcctgtaatcccagcactttgtgaggctgaggagggtggatcacttgaggtcaggagttcaagacagcctggccaacatggcaaaaccctgcctctacaaaaatacacaaattagccaggcatggtggcacatgcctgtagttccagctactcaggagaatcgcttgaacccaggaagtggaggacactccagcctgggcaacaaaacgagacactgtctcaaaaaaaaaaaaaaaaagattatcaatTCTCAATACATCAAAACCCCAGGACTATATCGTCAAACATTCTAGGACTAAATCTAAAGAGGAAAAAACCATAATTACTGAAATTTTATAATAAGGCATGATAATCTTCCACGCTGTTCTTCAAAAACATCTTGGCCAATCTTAgccctttttatttctatgtcaATCTTACAATGAGCTTGTCAAGTTCCACAAAAAGCCGGTTTAGATATGGTTGGTGCTGTACTAAATGTGGATCAAATCCAGAACTGGTAtcttggccgggtgtgggggctcatgcctgtaagcccagcactttgggagtccgaggcaggttgatcgcttgagtctaggagtttgagaccagcctgggcaacatggtgaaaccccacctctactaaaaaaaaaaatacaaaattagctgggcatagtggtgtgcacctgtgccTGGGaattccaggctacagtgagccaagattgtgccattacactccagcctgggcaatgggagtgagattctgcttcaaaaaaaaacaaaaaagaactgatATATTTTTGTACTATCAATATGGTCTAACTCTTCATTTATGTAGGTCTTTATTTTGCTCAATagcatcttttaatattttgcagGAAAGTCATTTATTATTAAGTCTTAAAGAATTATTCCTAGATTACTTTGATGTTAgagtatcaaaatatttttttcactttttgttgtaGGTATGTTTGTTTCTCATTAATTCATATTCTCCCAAGAGTTTAAGGCAATTTAATTTAAGGAGAAAATCATTTCTTAAGAGAGTCTTTAAAGTCATATTTGTgagagaagacaaaggaaaaataagggTAGTCAAGTTTAAGATGAAAGGACTGAAAAAACTAGAATATGCAGGTGATAAAATCCTAAGAACTTGCTAGATATAGATCAAAAAGTTGGCTCTACATTTTCTAGCCATCCACTGTGGTTTTTCTGCTTTAACCAACAAAGTGTTTAACTTTAGAACACAGTAAAAATTAGTCTTCTATGATGTAATGGTTTATGTGCAGACAGCAactaagttaaaaacaaaaaaactataaagtgTACATAGATTCAATGGCTAAAATTATATCATGAGTTTATGGTGTCAATTTTTCTGAGCCCATTATTCAGAACTCACCTTTCCACTGAATCGTCTGGTTGCCTGACAAAGAATTGATACAATTCAAATGGAGATGTCTTATCTCTGTTTAGCCAAACAGCGTTGCCAGCAGACTTTCCCAGCTTTGCTCCAGTTGTACTTGTAATTAGAGGAACGGTGATTCCAAATACATCTTCTCCAGTCAACCTATGCATAAAGAACAATTTCATTATGTGCCTCAAGCAAAGTCGTGGTAGGTTCTACTGTTCACCTTCCAGATTTCTTTCTGGTTACTTGCTCCAGGAAAACTTCCTTGACCTCCTAAATCTGAATTCTTGTCCTTCTTATGTACTGTTACAGTACTCACCCTATTCATTCTGAATCTCATGAGTGGTTCCAGGCAGTTTCTAGGCAGGCCAAGGGGAAGTGCTACTTAACAATGGACTAGAGATTTTGAAAGGCTGAGTGGGAAGGAGAAAACTGGGTGAAGGGGTGTCAGGAAGAGACACTAAAGGAAATGTTCTAAATGCCTTTTAAACATGTGTTTTACTCTGTAGCACATGAGCTAGCCCTATCCTTCACCTCTCTCAAGAAAATGCTATTAGACCCGCATTACTTGTCAGTTATTTGGAGTTGAAAAAACTTTTTGAGATACCAACCAAGGACTAACACTAGTTCCATGGAGGGTGCAGAGCTAAAGCAGAGGCTAGCTACTCAAGGAGGTCCAGTCATGTTCTAGTATAAAcacacaaaagcagtttctctaATTAGAAAGGACGACTTACGGGAACCAAAACAGACCGACCAAATCTTCACTAGTGGTCTGTTTCTTGCAGAGCTCTAGAATACacggtttccttttttttttttttttttttttagatggagtctccctctgttgcccgggctggagtgcagtggcgctatctcggctcactgctaaccttcgcctcccgggttcaagccattctcctgcctcagcctcccgaagagctgggattacaggcgtgcatcaccacgcccagctaatttttagaataCACCGTTTACTCTTAATACCCTTAATTCAGCCCTTTAGTTCTTATTAGCCAGTGTTATTAACGCCATTATAGACCCTTAATGGGGATAAAACCAACAAGAGCTGGAACGAAGGGCAGCAACCTACAATCCTAAGAGTAAATCACAGGCTACTAGTGTGTAAATTATTTGGTCCCAGGATTTCCCCAGGGTCTAAAGGCACTTACTTGTTGATGAACTCATATCCAGACATAATGTTGCCTAGTTGATCAGATCCGCCCAGCTGGACCCTGCATCCATAACGCTGGAAGAGGTAATAGAAGTCATAGGCCTGGAGCACCTGGTAAAAGAATTCGGCCAAGCTCATGCCCTCCGCGCTCTTGAGCCGCAGCTGCACGCTCTGCCGGCTCAGCAGCGTCCCCATGCGGAAGTGACCCCCAACTGCCGCCAGAAAGTCCACCAGGTGCTGCTTCTGGTACCAGGCCGAGTTGTCCAGCACAGTGAAGCTGCCCCAGGAGCGCCCATCAGTGAAAAGCTGCTGGTGATTAGCCGCCAGAGCCTCAAGCCCTAGGCGCAGGGCGCGCGCGTTGGCTCGCACGCGCTCTGTCTCCAGCGCCTCGCGTTCCTTGGTACGGCCGCTCGGGTCTCCCAGGCGCGCGGTGGCGCCTCCCACCAGCGCGATCACGTTGTGGCCCGCTCGCTGCAAATGAAACAGGCCCAGCAGCGCAAGAAGATGGCCCACATGAAGCGAGTCTGCCGTGGGGTCGAAGCCACAGTAAATGGTTTGGGGAAAACTCGCCGTGCCACGGTCGAAGAGCTCTGGGAGTTCTATTTTCGTCCCCGTCTCCGGGAAGAAGTCCTTGAACAGACCTCGAGCCTTCTGCGCTGCCAGTAACCCCTGAGGGCCCGAGTGGGCCTTACGCAGCCCCAAGGGCAAGAATACTGAGAGATTTAGGGTACCAGACCAACGGCCCCAGGAAAAGGACCGAAAGATGGGCGCCGCCATATTGATGGCGGCACGAAGggaatgctgggattgcagaggcCCCGCCACACCCACCTGCTTGCCGCTCCTAGGGAAGGTACGTCAGTGTTTTTCTGCGCATGCCCAAGGCGGTTACGTAGTTACGGAGCTTGCGCTCTCGGTAGTTGAGTTCCGACTCCAAGTGGCGATTCCGCCTGAGAGCCGTCGCTTTAAGTTCCCTGAAACTTAATTTCCCCATTCGCAGTGTGGATCTGCTTGATAGTTCCTACCTCATAAGACTGTTGTGAACCTTAAGAATTAAAGCATTTGGCACATAACGCTTCACAAATGTTAACTTGTATTTAAATTTTCACGTAAAAAGATTGTGATGCGCAAGTTCTTTGAAGTCTTGGTTCCGTGCAAAAAGCTGCTCACAGAGGTTGAGAAAGGTTAGGAGTTGGTTTAACTtcacggagagagagagagttgctGCTGAGACGCAGGCAATTTCATAGTACCGATTCCCCAATTGCACCTCAGTCCCCAGTATTCATCAGCTCTtccaggaggtggcagtcttGTCCAAGCTATAGCAAGAAAAACTCAGTGCAATAAAGTACATGTATCAAGTgctatggtttatttatttattttaaatacagctAACTAGGTTGGGACACAGCTTAGCATGAGTGGATTCAAATTAGTATTCACATCGTGCAGCTTTACAAGTGCTCTGAATACTCACCAGGGATGAAGTGCTTACTGGCAACTGGCTGGCAGGTGATCTAGCTTCAAAATCCCACGTTAGAGCCTGATTTCTAGGACcgctttctttattattattattattattataatactttaaattctagggtacatgtgcataacgtgcaggtttgttacatatgtatacttgtgccatgttgctgtgctgcacccatcaactcgtcagcacccatcaactcgtcatttacatcaggtataactcccaatgcaatccctcccccctcccccctccccatgataggccccggtgtgtgatgttccccttcccaagtccaagtgatctcattgttcagttcccacctatgagtgagaacatgcggtgtttggttttctgttcttgtgatagtttgctcagaatgatggtttccagctgcatccatgtccctacaaaggacacaaactcatccttttttatggctgcatagtattccatggtgtatatgtgccacattttcttaatccagtctgtcactgatggacatttgggttgattccaagtctttgctattgtgaatagtgctgcaataaacatacgtgtgcatgtgtctttatagcagcatgatttataatcctttgggtatatacccagtaatgggatggctgggtcatatggtacatctagttctagatccttgaggaattgccatactgttttccataatggttgaactagtttacaatcccaccaacagtgtaaaagtgttcctatttctccacatcctctctagcacctgttgtttcctgactttttaatgatcgccattctaactggtgtgagatggtatctcattgtggtttttatttgcatttctctgatggccagtgatgatgagcattttttcatgtgtccgttggctgtatgaatgtcttcttttgagaaatgtctgttcatatcctttgcccactttttgatggggttgtttgtttttttcttgtaaatttgtttgagttctttgtaggttctggatattagccctttgtcagatgagtagattgcaaaaatcttctcccattctgtaggttgcctgttcactctgatggtagtttctttgctgtgcagaagctctttagttt from Papio anubis isolate 15944 chromosome 9, Panubis1.0, whole genome shotgun sequence includes the following:
- the YARS2 gene encoding tyrosine--tRNA ligase, mitochondrial produces the protein MAAPIFRSFSWGRWSGTLNLSVFLPLGLRKAHSGPQGLLAAQKARGLFKDFFPETGTKIELPELFDRGTASFPQTIYCGFDPTADSLHVGHLLALLGLFHLQRAGHNVIALVGGATARLGDPSGRTKEREALETERVRANARALRLGLEALAANHQQLFTDGRSWGSFTVLDNSAWYQKQHLVDFLAAVGGHFRMGTLLSRQSVQLRLKSAEGMSLAEFFYQVLQAYDFYYLFQRYGCRVQLGGSDQLGNIMSGYEFINKLTGEDVFGITVPLITSTTGAKLGKSAGNAVWLNRDKTSPFELYQFFVRQPDDSVERYLKLFTFLPLPEIDHIMQLHVKEPERRGAQKRLAAEVTKLVHGREGLDSAKRCTQALYHSSIDALEVMSDQELKELFKEAPFSEFFLDPGTSVLDTCRKANAIPDGPRGYRMITEGGVSINHRQVTNPESVLVVGQHILKNGLSLLKIGKRNFYIIKWLQL